In Cynocephalus volans isolate mCynVol1 chromosome 3, mCynVol1.pri, whole genome shotgun sequence, one DNA window encodes the following:
- the HHIPL1 gene encoding HHIP-like protein 1, producing MAGRRAGAGAGAGALLALLALRAAAHPQCLDFRPPFRPPQPLRFCAQYSAFGCCAPERDAALARRFGALAARVDAAVWAACAGYALDLLCQECSPYAAHLYDAEDPTTPLRTVPGLCEDYCLDMWPTCRGLFRHLSPDRELWALEGNRAKFCRYLSLDDKDYCFPHLLVNENLNLNLGRVVADTKGCLQLCLEEVANGLRNPVAMVHARDGTHRFFVAEQVGLVWAYLPDRSRLDKPFLNISRAVLTSPWEGDERGFLGIAFHPSFRHNRKLYVYYSVGVSFDEWIRISEFRVSEDDDNAVDHGSERIILEIEEPASNHNGGQLLFGDDGYLYIFTGDGGMAGDPFGKFGNAQNKSALLGKVLRIDVERNERGPLYRVPPDNPFVGDPAARPEVYALGVRNMWRCSFDRGDPTSGVGRGRLFCGDVGQNKFEEVDLVERGRNYGWRAREGFECYDRKLCANASLDDVLPIFAYPHKMGKSVTGGYVYRGCEYPNLNGLYIFGDFMSGRLMSLRENPGTGQWQYSEICMGQGQTCEFPGLINNYYPHIISFGEDEAGELYFMSTGVPSATTAHGVVYKVIDPSRRAPPGKCQIHPAQVKVRSRLVHFVPKEKFIRRTESTPRPPARPTTRAPTKAPRRSRPTPSPPVPTPRPARPTQRPGGRRGGGRRRGRPSSAGPAPSNGAVRLVRPAGQGPGRGRVEVFVGGRWGTVCDDAWDIKAAAVVCRQLGFAYAVRATKRSEFGEGRALPILLDDVRCAGDERSLLECTHAGVGSHNCDHQEDAGVVCSHEDPDL from the exons ATGGCGGGGCggcgggccggggccggggccggggccggggcgcTGCTGGCGCTGCTGGCGCTCCGGGCCGCCGCGCACCCGCAGTGCCTGGACTTCAGGCCGCCCTTCCGGCCGCCGCAGCCGCTGCGCTTCTGCGCGCAGTACTCGGCCTTCGGCTGCTGCGCGCCCGAGCGGGACGCGGCGCTGGCCCGCCGCTTCGGGGCCCTGGCGGCCCGCGTGGACGCCGCCGTGTGGGCCGCGTGCGCCGGCTACGCGCTCGACCTGCTGTGCCAG GAATGCTCGCCCTACGCAGCCCACCTCTACGACGCCGAGGACCCGACCACGCCCCTGCGGACGGTGCCTGGGCTCTGCGAGGACTACTGCTTGGACATGTGGCCGACATGCCGGGGCCTGTTCCGCCACCTCTCTCCCGACCGTGAGCTCTGGGCTCTGGAGGGTAACCGTGCCAAGTTCTGCCGCTACCTGTCCCTGGACGACAAGGACTACTGCTTCCCACACCTGCTGGTCAACGAGAACCTCAACTTGAACCTGGGCCGCGTGGTGGCCGACACCAAGGGCTGCCTGCAGCTGtgcctggaggaggtggccaATGGGCTGCGCAACCCCGTGGCCATGGTCCATGCCCGGGACGGCACCCACCGCTTCTTCGTGGCTGAGCAGGTGGGGCTGGTGTGGGCCTACCTGCCCGACCGCTCGCGGCTAGACAAGCCCTTCCTGAACATCAGCCGGGCAGTGCTCACCTCACCCTGGGAGGGCGATGAGCGCGGCTTCCTGGGCATCGCCTTCCACCCCAGCTTCCGGCACAACCGCAAGCTCTACGTCTACTACTCGGTGGGGGTCAGCTTCGATGAGTGGATCCGCATCAGCGAGTTCAGGGTCTCTGAGGATGATGACAATGCCGTGGACCATGGCTCTGAGAG GATAATCTTGGAGATCGAAGAACCAGCCTCGAACCACAATGGGGGCCAGCTGCTCTTTGGGGACGATGGGTACCTCTACATCTTTACCGGAGATGGCGGGATGGCCGGAGACCCCTTTGGAAAGTTTGGAAATGCCCAAAACAA GTCGGCGCTGCTGGGCAAGGTGCTGCGCATCGACGTGGAGCGCAACGAGCGCGGCCCGCTCTACCGCGTCCCGCCCGACAACCCGTTCGTGGGCGACCCCGCCGCGCGGCCCGAGGTCTACGCGCTGGGCGTGCGCAACATGTGGCGCTGCTCCTTCGACCGCGGCGACCCGACGTCGGGCGTGGGCCGCGGGCGGCTCTTCTGCGGCGACGTGGGCCAGAACAAGTTCGAGGAGGTGGACCTGGTGGAGCGCGGCCGCAACTACGGCTGGCGCGCCCGCGAGGGCTTCGAGTGCTACGACCGCAAGCTGTGCGCCAACGCCTCCCTCG ACGACGTGCTGCCGATTTTCGCCTACCCACACAAGATGGGCAAGTCAGTCACGGGGGGCTACGTGTACCGCGGCTGCGAGTACCCCAACCTGAACGGCCTCTACATTTTCGGCGATTTCATGAGCGG ACGTCTGATGTCCCTCCGAGAGAACCCGGGGACAGGCCAGTGGCAGTACAGTGAGATCTGCATGGGCCAGGGCCAGACCTGTGAGTTCCCAGGCCTCATCAACAACTACTACCCACACATCATCTCCTTCGGAGAGGATGAAGCCG GGGAGCTGTACTTCATGTCAACGGGCGTGCCAAGTGCCACAACTGCACATGGGGTCGTCTACAAAGTGATCGACCCCTCCAG ACGGGCACCACCCGGCAAGTGTCAGATCCACCCTGCCCAGGTGAAGGTGAGGAGCCGCCTCGTCCACTTTGTGCCCAAAGAAA AGTTCATCCGTAGGACGGAGAGCACCCCGCGGCCCCCAGCGCGGCCCACAACGCGCGCACCCACCAAGGCGCCCCGCCGCAGCCGCCCCACGCCCTCTCCGCCTGTGCCCACCCCGCGGCCAGCCCGGCCCACCCAGAGGCCAGGGGGCCGGaggggcggcgggcggcggcgggggcgccCGAGCTCTGCGGGCCCGGCGCCCTCGAACGGCGCGGTGCGCCTGGTGCGGCCCGCAGGCCAGGGCCCGGGCCGCGGGCGCGTGGAGGTGTTCGTGGGCGGACGCTGGGGCACCGTGTGCGACGACGCCTGGGACATCAAGGCCGCCGCCGTCGTGTGTCGCCAGCTGGGCTTTGCGTACGCGGTGCGCGCCACCAAACGCTCCGAGTTCGGGGAGGGCCGCGCGCTGCCCATCCTGCTGGACGACGTGCGCTGCGCGGGCGACGAGCGCAGCCTGCTGGAGTGCACACACGCCGGCGTGGGCTCGCACAACTGCGACCACCAGGAGGACGCCGGCGTCGTGTGCAGCCACGAAGACCCCGACCTGTAG